From the genome of Yersinia enterocolitica, one region includes:
- a CDS encoding ATP-dependent protease, with amino-acid sequence MSLATIHTRATLGIQAPPVTVEVHISNGLPGLILVGLPETTVKEARDRVRSALINSGFTFPAKRITVSLAPADLPKEGGRYDLPIALAILAASEQIPADKLTHYEFLGELALSGALRRVSGAIPAALASSQVQRQLILPVANNLEIGLIPQGNSRVADHLLAVCGFLQGENTLDQGQLVESTPEWDSSLDLQDIIGQSQAKRALEIAAAGGHNLLLLGPPGTGKTMLANRLTGLLPPLTDQEALEAAAINGLLHSNVLPAQWRCRAFRAPHHSASMAALIGGGSIPRPGEISLAHNGVLFLDELPEFERRVLDSLREPLESGEIIISRAAAKVCFPAKVQLIAAMNPSPSGHYQGVHNRTPPQQILRYLAKLSGPFLDRFDLSIEVPLLPSGMLGAQKHQGESSETVRLRVLQARQRQLDRAGKINSQLNSQEIAEYCSLTPENAAFLEQVLLTLGLSVRAWHHILKVARSIADLAQENYIQRNHLSEALSYRCMDRLLLQLHKSLM; translated from the coding sequence ATGTCACTGGCAACCATTCATACCCGCGCCACATTAGGCATTCAGGCCCCACCGGTTACAGTAGAAGTTCATATCAGCAATGGGCTCCCCGGATTGATTTTGGTTGGATTACCGGAAACCACCGTAAAAGAGGCTCGAGATAGGGTTCGGAGCGCATTAATCAACAGTGGATTCACCTTTCCGGCGAAACGTATCACTGTTAGTTTGGCACCGGCAGACTTGCCGAAAGAGGGTGGCCGCTATGATCTCCCTATCGCTTTAGCAATACTGGCAGCGTCAGAACAGATTCCTGCGGATAAATTAACCCACTATGAGTTCTTGGGTGAGTTAGCTCTATCAGGGGCGCTAAGGCGGGTTAGCGGCGCAATTCCGGCAGCACTCGCCAGTAGCCAAGTTCAGCGGCAATTAATTCTTCCGGTCGCGAATAATCTTGAGATAGGTCTTATTCCACAAGGTAACAGCCGGGTTGCCGATCACTTGTTAGCCGTGTGCGGTTTTTTACAGGGTGAAAATACCCTTGATCAGGGCCAGCTAGTTGAATCTACACCAGAGTGGGATAGCAGCCTCGACCTGCAAGATATCATTGGGCAGTCACAGGCTAAGCGAGCCTTAGAAATTGCTGCGGCGGGGGGCCATAACCTGCTATTACTCGGGCCACCAGGAACGGGCAAAACGATGCTGGCAAATCGGTTAACTGGATTATTGCCGCCGCTGACGGATCAAGAGGCATTAGAGGCCGCGGCCATTAACGGTCTACTGCACAGTAACGTGCTACCCGCCCAATGGCGTTGCCGGGCTTTTCGCGCCCCCCACCATAGCGCCTCAATGGCGGCACTGATTGGCGGTGGTTCTATTCCACGCCCCGGTGAAATCTCATTGGCGCACAATGGTGTACTCTTCCTGGATGAATTACCTGAATTTGAACGTCGGGTGCTGGATTCACTGCGCGAGCCACTGGAATCAGGCGAAATTATCATTTCTCGTGCAGCGGCTAAAGTGTGCTTTCCTGCCAAAGTGCAACTGATTGCCGCAATGAACCCCAGCCCCAGCGGCCATTATCAGGGTGTCCATAACCGTACACCGCCACAACAGATTCTGCGCTATCTGGCAAAATTGTCGGGGCCGTTTCTGGACAGGTTTGATTTGTCGATAGAGGTGCCATTGCTGCCATCAGGTATGCTGGGGGCTCAGAAACATCAAGGGGAAAGCAGTGAAACGGTCAGGCTACGAGTATTGCAGGCAAGGCAGAGGCAATTGGATCGAGCAGGGAAGATAAATTCTCAGCTTAATAGCCAAGAAATTGCCGAATATTGCTCCCTCACTCCTGAGAATGCGGCCTTTCTGGAGCAAGTTCTGCTGACGCTGGGTTTGTCGGTACGCGCCTGGCACCATATTTTAAAAGTAGCGCGGAGCATTGCCGATCTCGCTCAGGAGAATTACATCCAAAGAAATCATCTTTCGGAAGCACTGAGCTATCGTTGTATGGACCGGCTGCTGTTGCAGTTACACAAGAGCCTGATGTAA
- a CDS encoding branched-chain amino acid transaminase: MTKKADFIWFNGDMVPWAEAKVHVMSHALHYGTSVFEGVRCYDSHKGPVVFRHREHMQRLHDSAKIYRMPVSQSVDELMEACRATLRKNNLTSAYIRPLVFIGDVGMGVNPPDGYKTDVIIAAFPWGAYLGAEALEQGIDAMVSSWNRVAPNTIPTAAKAGGNYLSSLLVGSEARRHGYQEGIALDIHGFLSEGAGENLFEVKDGILFTPPFTSSALPGITRDAIIKLAKDMGLEVREQVLSRESLYLADEVFMSGTAAEITPVRSVDGIQVGIGKRGPVTTKIQQAFFGLFTGETEDKYGWLDPINQ; the protein is encoded by the coding sequence ATGACGAAGAAAGCTGATTTTATTTGGTTTAACGGTGACATGGTTCCGTGGGCAGAGGCTAAAGTTCACGTGATGTCTCACGCGTTACACTACGGCACGTCAGTCTTCGAAGGTGTCCGTTGCTACGACTCCCACAAAGGGCCGGTAGTTTTCCGTCACCGCGAACATATGCAGCGTTTACATGACTCAGCTAAAATTTATCGTATGCCGGTTTCCCAGTCGGTTGATGAGCTGATGGAAGCCTGCCGTGCGACATTGCGTAAAAACAATCTGACCAGCGCGTATATCCGCCCGTTAGTGTTTATTGGTGATGTCGGTATGGGTGTGAACCCGCCAGATGGCTATAAAACAGATGTGATAATCGCCGCGTTCCCATGGGGTGCTTATCTGGGTGCGGAAGCGTTGGAGCAAGGCATTGATGCCATGGTGTCCTCATGGAACCGTGTGGCACCAAATACCATTCCAACTGCGGCAAAAGCCGGTGGTAACTACCTGTCCTCCTTGTTGGTGGGTAGCGAAGCACGCCGTCACGGCTATCAGGAAGGGATTGCGCTGGATATTCATGGCTTCTTGTCTGAAGGTGCGGGTGAAAACCTATTTGAAGTAAAAGATGGCATCCTGTTCACGCCGCCGTTTACCTCTTCAGCCCTGCCGGGTATCACCCGTGATGCGATTATCAAACTGGCGAAAGATATGGGTCTGGAAGTGCGTGAGCAAGTGTTGTCACGTGAATCTCTCTATTTGGCGGATGAAGTCTTTATGTCCGGTACTGCGGCAGAAATTACCCCGGTACGCAGCGTGGATGGTATTCAGGTCGGTATTGGTAAACGTGGCCCGGTTACCACCAAGATCCAACAAGCATTCTTTGGCCTGTTCACCGGTGAAACTGAAGATAAGTACGGTTGGCTGGATCCAATCAATCAATAA
- a CDS encoding acetolactate synthase 2 small subunit encodes MHHQSSIQHQISIQARFRPEMLERVLRVVRHRGFQVCAMNMSPMSNAENINIELTVASGRPVDLLSSQLSKLMDVACVEILQPNTLQIRA; translated from the coding sequence ATGCACCATCAATCCTCTATCCAACATCAAATCTCTATCCAAGCCCGCTTCCGCCCTGAAATGTTAGAGCGTGTATTGCGGGTTGTGCGGCACCGTGGCTTCCAGGTTTGTGCTATGAATATGTCGCCAATGAGTAATGCTGAGAATATTAATATTGAATTGACCGTTGCCAGCGGGCGACCTGTCGATTTACTGTCTTCTCAGTTAAGTAAGCTTATGGATGTCGCCTGCGTCGAGATCCTACAACCTAATACATTACAGATACGCGCCTGA
- a CDS encoding dihydroxy-acid dehydratase, whose amino-acid sequence MPKYRSHTTTHGRNMAGARALWRATGMTDDDFGKPIIAVVNSFTQFVPGHVHLRDLGKLVAEQIEASGGVAKEFNTIAVDDGIAMGHGGMLYSLPSRELIADSVEYMVNAHCADAMVCISNCDKITPGMLMASLRLNIPVIFVSGGPMEAGKTKLSDKIIKLDLVDAMIQGANPNVSDADSEQIERSACPTCGSCSGMFTANSMNCLNEALGLALPGNGSLLATHADRKQLFLDAGKHIVELTKRYYEQDDVSALPRSIANKAAFENAMTLDIAMGGSTNTVLHLLAAAQEGEVDFDISDIDRLSRQVPHLCKVAPSTQKYHMEDVHRAGGVMGILGELDRAGLLNREVRNVLGLNLTDTLETYDVMLTGDEGVKQMYAAGPAGIRTTKAFSQDCRFPSLDTDREEGCIRTREHAYSQDGGLAVLYGNIAANGCIVKTAGVDKESLTFRGPAKVYESQDDAVAAILGGKVVAGDVVVIRYEGPKGGPGMQEMLYPTTYLKSMGLGKSCALLTDGRFSGGTSGLSIGHVSPEAASGGLIGLVQDGDFIDIDIPNRGIVLDVSESELTARRETEEARGDAAWSPKARERQVSYALRAYALLATSADKGAVRDKSKLGG is encoded by the coding sequence ATGCCTAAGTACCGTTCCCATACCACCACTCATGGCCGCAATATGGCCGGCGCTCGTGCACTGTGGCGCGCTACCGGTATGACCGATGATGACTTCGGCAAACCGATTATTGCAGTGGTTAACTCATTTACCCAGTTTGTACCGGGCCACGTTCATTTGCGCGACTTAGGCAAGCTGGTAGCGGAGCAAATTGAAGCGTCTGGCGGCGTGGCTAAAGAGTTCAACACTATTGCGGTGGATGATGGGATCGCGATGGGCCACGGCGGCATGCTCTATTCACTGCCTTCACGTGAATTGATTGCCGACTCCGTAGAATACATGGTTAACGCTCATTGCGCGGACGCCATGGTGTGTATCTCTAACTGCGACAAAATTACCCCAGGGATGCTGATGGCGTCTCTGCGTTTGAATATTCCGGTGATCTTTGTGTCCGGCGGCCCGATGGAAGCGGGTAAAACCAAGCTGTCCGATAAAATCATCAAACTGGATCTGGTGGATGCCATGATCCAGGGCGCAAACCCGAATGTCAGTGATGCCGACAGTGAGCAGATTGAACGCTCTGCCTGCCCGACCTGTGGTTCCTGCTCGGGGATGTTTACTGCCAACTCGATGAACTGCTTAAATGAGGCGCTGGGTCTGGCGCTGCCAGGTAACGGTTCACTGTTGGCGACCCATGCTGACCGTAAACAACTGTTCCTCGATGCTGGTAAGCACATTGTTGAGCTGACTAAACGTTATTACGAACAGGATGATGTTAGTGCCTTGCCGCGCAGCATCGCGAACAAAGCCGCATTTGAAAACGCTATGACGCTGGATATCGCGATGGGCGGCTCGACCAACACCGTGCTGCACTTACTGGCCGCAGCACAGGAAGGGGAGGTTGATTTCGATATTAGCGATATCGACCGTTTATCTCGTCAGGTGCCTCATTTGTGTAAAGTCGCGCCGAGCACGCAGAAATACCATATGGAAGACGTGCACCGTGCAGGTGGGGTTATGGGTATTTTAGGCGAACTGGACAGGGCTGGCTTGCTTAACCGCGAGGTGCGTAATGTGTTGGGGCTGAATCTGACCGATACGCTGGAAACCTATGACGTGATGCTTACCGGTGACGAAGGGGTCAAGCAGATGTACGCCGCGGGCCCGGCGGGTATTCGTACCACTAAAGCCTTCTCGCAGGATTGCCGCTTCCCATCACTGGATACTGACCGCGAAGAGGGTTGTATCCGTACTCGCGAACATGCTTACAGCCAAGACGGCGGTTTAGCTGTGCTGTACGGCAATATCGCCGCGAACGGTTGTATTGTTAAAACCGCCGGTGTGGATAAAGAGAGCCTGACCTTCCGTGGCCCGGCAAAAGTGTATGAGAGTCAGGATGATGCGGTAGCAGCGATTCTCGGCGGTAAAGTTGTGGCGGGTGACGTGGTCGTTATCCGTTACGAAGGGCCAAAAGGTGGGCCGGGGATGCAGGAAATGCTCTATCCGACCACCTATTTGAAATCCATGGGATTAGGCAAGAGTTGTGCTTTGCTGACTGATGGCCGTTTCTCCGGCGGGACGTCTGGTTTGTCGATTGGTCATGTTTCACCAGAAGCGGCCAGTGGCGGCCTGATTGGTCTGGTGCAGGATGGCGATTTCATTGATATCGATATCCCGAACCGTGGCATTGTGTTGGATGTGAGCGAATCTGAGCTGACCGCTCGTCGTGAAACTGAAGAAGCCCGTGGCGATGCTGCCTGGTCGCCTAAAGCCCGCGAACGTCAGGTTTCTTATGCACTGCGCGCTTATGC
- a CDS encoding acetolactate synthase 2 catalytic subunit (catalyzes the formation of 2-acetolactate from pyruvate; also known as acetolactate synthase large subunit) — MNGAQWVVQALRAQGVDTVFGYPGGAIMPVYDALYDGGVEHLLCRHEQGAAIAAIGYARATGKVGVCIATSGPGATNLITGLADALLDSVPVIAITGQVGSALIGTDAFQEIDVLGLSLACTKHSFLVESLEALPGIMAEAFAIATSGRPGPVLIDIPKDIQLAVGDLTPHLMPVEEHLVDSAAELQQAWDMLATAQKPMLYVGGGVGMAQAVPALRAFIEVTGIPAVATLKGLGAPDTNHPCYLGMLGMHGTKAANFAVQDCDLLIAVGARFDDRVTGKLNTFAAKAKVIHMDIDPAELGKLRQAHVALQGDLKVLLPALQQPLDIQPWRDEVMALKHQHSWRYDHPGQAIYAPLLLKQISERKAPQAVVTTDVGQHQMWTAQHMNFTRPENFITSSGLGTMGFGVPAAVGAQMARPDDMVICISGDGSFMMNVQELGTIKRKQLPLKIVLLDNQRLGMVRQWQQLFFDGRYSETNLSDNPDFITLASAFNIPGQRITRKDQVDAALDALFNSEGPYLLQVSIDELENVWPLVPPGAGNETMLEKIS, encoded by the coding sequence ATGAATGGTGCTCAGTGGGTGGTTCAAGCGTTGCGTGCGCAGGGTGTTGATACGGTATTCGGCTATCCGGGTGGAGCAATAATGCCTGTCTACGATGCTTTGTATGATGGTGGTGTCGAGCATTTGCTCTGCCGCCATGAGCAAGGTGCTGCGATTGCTGCCATTGGCTATGCCCGTGCAACCGGTAAAGTCGGGGTGTGTATTGCCACTTCTGGCCCTGGAGCCACTAATCTGATCACCGGTTTGGCTGATGCATTGCTGGATTCAGTGCCGGTCATTGCTATCACCGGTCAGGTGGGGTCTGCTTTAATCGGTACTGATGCTTTTCAGGAGATTGACGTATTGGGTTTGTCACTTGCCTGTACCAAACACAGTTTTCTGGTTGAATCATTAGAGGCGTTGCCTGGTATCATGGCGGAGGCGTTTGCCATTGCTACCAGTGGCCGTCCTGGACCGGTTTTAATCGATATTCCGAAGGATATTCAGTTAGCTGTGGGTGATTTAACCCCGCACCTGATGCCAGTTGAAGAGCATCTTGTTGATTCTGCTGCCGAGTTACAACAAGCCTGGGATATGCTGGCAACCGCGCAAAAACCGATGTTGTATGTCGGTGGCGGGGTTGGCATGGCACAGGCCGTTCCTGCTTTACGTGCTTTTATCGAGGTAACGGGTATTCCTGCGGTTGCCACTCTGAAGGGTTTAGGCGCACCGGATACTAATCATCCGTGCTATCTGGGTATGCTGGGGATGCATGGCACTAAAGCCGCAAACTTTGCGGTGCAGGATTGCGATTTATTGATAGCGGTTGGCGCGCGGTTTGATGACCGTGTCACCGGCAAGCTGAATACATTCGCCGCAAAAGCAAAAGTTATCCATATGGATATCGACCCGGCTGAATTGGGTAAATTGCGTCAGGCGCATGTCGCGTTGCAGGGCGATTTGAAAGTATTGCTGCCCGCATTACAGCAACCGTTGGATATCCAGCCGTGGCGTGATGAGGTCATGGCATTGAAACACCAGCATAGCTGGCGCTACGATCACCCTGGCCAGGCAATTTATGCTCCGTTGTTACTGAAGCAGATATCTGAACGCAAAGCACCGCAAGCGGTAGTGACTACCGATGTGGGCCAGCACCAGATGTGGACGGCGCAGCATATGAACTTTACCCGACCTGAGAATTTCATCACATCCAGCGGTTTGGGCACGATGGGTTTTGGTGTGCCGGCCGCGGTTGGCGCACAAATGGCCCGTCCTGATGACATGGTTATCTGTATCTCCGGTGACGGTTCGTTTATGATGAATGTTCAGGAGTTGGGCACGATAAAACGAAAACAGTTACCGCTGAAAATCGTATTATTAGATAACCAGCGATTGGGTATGGTTCGACAGTGGCAGCAACTGTTTTTTGATGGACGTTATAGCGAAACCAATCTTTCTGATAACCCCGATTTCATCACACTGGCCAGTGCGTTTAATATCCCCGGCCAACGTATCACCCGCAAAGACCAAGTCGACGCCGCTCTGGATGCGCTGTTTAACAGCGAAGGCCCTTATCTGCTCCAGGTTTCCATCGACGAACTCGAAAACGTTTGGCCGTTAGTGCCGCCAGGCGCAGGTAATGAAACCATGCTGGAGAAAATCTCATGA
- a CDS encoding ilv operon leader peptide has product MKAIVQVINLVLISVVVIIIPPCGAALGRIKA; this is encoded by the coding sequence ATGAAAGCGATTGTCCAAGTGATTAACCTAGTCCTAATTAGCGTGGTGGTGATTATTATCCCACCGTGCGGGGCTGCACTTGGACGAATAAAGGCATAA